CCCGCTTTTTGCACAGCACTCATGCGCATGAGCACCGTGGGGTGATGGAACGGTGAGTGATCGCGCATGTAGCGTGCAATTTCTTCATGCGCGAGGGGACGACGGCGAATGAGATCCTCGCCGTCCTCGCTCCGGCGGGGCCGCGATCGCTCATCGATCTCCCGCATGTAGGCCCCAACAATGTCAAGGTCTCCGTCGCGTAATGCCGAAAGCTGCACCGCAAACCGCTCGGGTCGGCTCACGTCGTCGGCGTCGGCTCTCGCAACAAGGGCACTCTCACAGTGCGCGAGTGCACTGTCGAGGGTCCGCGCAAGTCCGCAGTGCCGCTTGTTTCGCACGACGCGAGCGCGCCCGTAATCACCATCCAGCACCTCGGAAACGACCTCTTCAAGCCCCTGTGGAAGCGGGCCGTCAATCGCGAGAAGCAAAAGCCCTGGTGCGACAGTTTGGTGAAGCGTAGCGGAGGCGAGCGCTTCACGCGCATGGTCGGGGTCGTCCCCCTTCCACAGGGGCATGAGGACCGTGAGATCAGTATCAACCTCAGGCTCACGATGCGGGCTCACGTGAGAGCCCTTCGCGAACGCTCGGCGCTATCAATCGACGCCTCAAGAGCACGGATCTCGGTCGCACTCATGGGGTCGGCAGCAAGAACCACGCTCGAGCGCCTAGGCGACGTGAAGAGCCCTTCCCTCATGCCTTTCATCGCGACAGGGAGCACGTCTGCGCGAGTACGCACGAGGGTCTGCACCCAGCCGAGTGCGCTCTTACCGCCATAGAGCACCTTTTCAATCGGGGTGAATGACTCGGTCTTCGTGAGCGCCCACAGTCGATTACGCACGTCAAAGTAGAAACGCGAACCGGGGTTTGTTTGGGCGTTAGAAAACTTCCGGGTACGGTGCTCGACCGTGCTTGATGCGACAGCGAAACCGTGGGAGTCGCGTAAAAGACGGCCCGTGTATTCGAAGTCGTCGGACCAAATGAAGTAGTCGGCAATGGGGAGTCCGTGTTCCCACACATCCTCGGCGGCAATGAGCGCCGAGACAAAGCTCGCCGTGCGGATGGGGCGCGCCCCAAGCTGTGCGTAACGATCGAGCTCGGCGTCACTCGTGCCAAGGCGTGTACGCGAGGAATTCATGGGGTGCGGCCTACCGTCGGTCCAGACCGCAAGCGAGCTAAGAACGCTTGCGTGAACATCGAGCTTGCACTCAACCTCGAGGAGCTTCTCGAGCGCATCGGGCGCTGGAACTGTGTCGTCGTCCATGATCCACAGGAAATCCGGGCTGTGCTCAAGGAGCGCATGCGCCATGCCCGTACAAAAGCCACCGGCACCGCCCACGTTGCGATTGAGGTGAACCACGTCGGCGTCGATCGGGTGAGCGTCGGCGACGGCACCGGAACGGTCCGTGCTTGCGTTGTCAACGATCACCACACCGTCGAGGGGTCTCGTTTGGGAATGGAGAGCACCGAGACACACCCCAAGTAGCTCCGCGCGGTTGTAGGTCACCACTACCGCCACGACTCGACGCGTATCCTCTTCTGCCTCGCTCTCACTGGGCACGAAACGCTCGGCAATCGGAATAGCATGATCGGGACCGCTCGGCATTCCATGCGCACGCACCCAACTCACGGTCTCGCGCAGAGACTCCTCGAGTGAGGGGCGCTCAGGAAGAAGCGCCTCCAATTTTTCCCGTGAAAGCTCGGCGCTCGGGCGTGCGTCAAGCGCGAATCTTTCGAGCCGGCGCGGAAGCTCGAGTCCGCTCGCACGCACTGCTTCACCTGCGCGTCCCGCGCGCGCCATCAGGCGCCTGCCCGGCAGGGAGAGCGCAAGCGGCGCAGTTTTCGCGATGGAACGCACGACGGCGCGCAACTCATGGTCATCGAGGCGCGGAGAGTCGGCGACGTTGAGGACGTACGGCTCTCCGGTAGGCGGGTTCAGTTCGAGGGCGGCACGGGCGGCTCGTGCAAGTGTTCCGACGCTTGCCAGGGGGCGCGCGATCACCGTAGGCGTAAGCGAGACCATCCCCGAATTCACGAGCGAGGCAATCACCCGCGAAACCCGCGCGTGAGATCCAGGGCCAAAAAGCTCGGCAGCGCGTAAAACTACCAGGCGTCGGCCTTCGCCCGCACTCGCCCACTGTCCGTACAACCGTTCCGCTTCCGCAAACGCGCGCCCCTCCGCTGTGGTGGGGGCGAGCGGGAGCGTTTCGTCCGCGCTCACCTCCCCCGTGTCACCGTAGACGACACCGCTAGAGACGAACACGAGCGTGCGCACCCCTTCGCTCTCCGCTGCGGCGATGAGTGAGCGCGCCCCGCCCACGAGAATCGAATTGAGCGTGCGCACACTGACGCTGGAAGGGTCGGGCACACCGGCAGCATTGACGACCGTGTCGCAGCCGCGAAGCTTGCCACGCAGGGCCCTTTCGTCACGGATGTCGAGAGTGGTGTGGCAACCGTGTTCATGCGAAGGCCGAATATCCGCGGTCGAAACATTCCACCCGTGCGTGCGGAGCTCGCGGGCGATATGAGAACCCGCGAAACCTGCACCACCGAGAACGAGGGTGTCCACCGGTCCATTCGGTTGGCTTTTTCCTGACACGTTGTCTCCTCGCTTCACCACCGCGCTTGCCGCGAAAGTCTAGGCCCGATTTTACGGGGGAGCAGGCTCAAGCCTCGCGCGTACACGCCATTTTCTCGTCGCAAATATGCCTCACCTCGAGCCCGCCTCTGGGGTTTCTGCACTGAGCAGTGTGTACTGTGGGAGCGCGCCAAAGCGCGACTAACCGCACTCTCCGGATGAGAAAAGGTCAACACGATGACGGGTGACTTCCCACGTGACGGCGGCCACGACCGCCCGCGCCCCGGCCATTCGCGCGCCCGAGCAGGCGGATCGGCCCGCCCCATCGCGCGGCCACACGCCCCGAGGAAGCGCGACTCGTACGCTGAGCAGGCGTCGGCTCCGGAGACTCCCACCCGCCAGATGCCGCCGGTCCGCCCCCAAGGGCGCCCGGGGGCTGTGAAGATGGATTCGCGCCCTCGCGCGAATGACGGACGGAATGGGCAAGGACCACCCGCGCCTGCCTCAACCGGCCAGGCCTTCCCCCCGCCCCGGCGCAAAAAAGGCTTTTCCCGAAAACGTACTTTCCGTCTCGCCCGCACAATCGTGCTCTTCGTCGTCGTGATTGCGCTCGCGTGGCCCGTGGGACTCGGGCTATGGGCAAATTCGAAAATCGCGCACACGGACGCGCTCTCTGGAGCGGCCGATACGCCAGGCGAAACCTACCTTCTTGCAGGAGCCGACATCGAACAGGGCGGCGCCCAGCGCACCGACACCCTCATGCTGCTGCACAAGGCACCAAACGGGAAGCAGTACCTCGTTTCCATTCCACGCGACACACTTGCCGAGATTCCCGAGCACGGAACGCACAAAATCAACGCCGCCTACTCGATGGGTGGCGCCCCCCTTCTCGTCAGAACCGTTGAGAAGCTCACGGGGCTCACGATCGATCATTTTGTCGTGATCGGCTTCTCCGGAGTAGAGGATGTCGTCAATGCAATCGGCACAGTGAACCTCTGCATCGACCGCGATGTCGATGACGTGCGTTCGGGCCTCAAGATGACCCAAGGCTGCCACGACGTGGGCGGTGAGCAAGCCCTCGCGTTCGTACGCGCCCGCTATTTCGATCCCACAGCCGACATAGGCAGGCAGCAGCGCCAGCGGCAGTTCGTCAGCGCTCTGATGAAAAAGGCATCCTCACCAGGCGTCCTGCTCAATCCCCTCACCCAGGTGAATCTCGCAAACGCCGGAACGAAAGCCCTCGTGACCGATAACGACACGGGCCTCATCGACCTCGCGAGTGCCGCGCTGGTCATGCGTGCAGCCCCCAACTCTGGAGGTGTTCTCGCCATGCCGATCGAGGACCCCAATTACAAGACGAAGCACTCCGGGGTCGCGATCAAAGTTGACGACGAGGACGTGCGCGCGTTCTTCTCATCGATCGCCGACGGCTCGGCCGAAGCCAAGCCGGAAGGCTAGGGACCGCCTCACGAAGCGACGTTCATCGCCTCTACTTAAAGAGAAGGTCCGTGACGATGTTGATCGCGTTCAGCAGCGGCTGCCCCTTTGCCTTCGAATAATCCGTGTAAAGGATATGCACGGGGTATTCGGCGTAGGTCAGCTCGTGGCGCCCAATCTCCGAGACGATTTCCGAGGCGTGTGCCATACGGTTCTGCTCGATTGAGATGGACTCGCACGCGTGACGGCTGAGCACGCGAAGGCCGTTGTGAGTATCGGTGAGGCGCACCCCGCTCGTGAAGTTCGTGAACACGATCGCCATGCGCAACACGATGCCTTTAAGAAAACCCGGCTTGGTACGGCTATCCAGGAAGCGTGAACCGAGCACACAGTCGACGCGTTCTGACTGCATTTTCTCGATCATCGCCGCGGCGTCGGCGACCTGGTGCTGTCCGTCGGCATCAAATGTCACGACCTGCTTCATCGAAGGATCTCGGCGTGCGTAATCAATACCGGTCTTGATCGCCGCTCCCTGCCCCATGTTGTAGGGGTGGCGCACGACGACTGCACCAGCGGCTTCGGCTTCGGCAGCGGAGTCGTCGTGGGACCCATCGTCAACACAGACGACAAGAGGGTAGGTTTCGCGCAGCGCGCGAATAACGCCGCCAATCACCGGCCCCTCGTTATACAGGGGGATCACGAACCAAGTGCTGTCGGCTCCGGGGCCAAGGGTCATCGGTAGTCCTCGTAAGATTTGACGATTGCGGCGCGTTTCTTGGCGCAGGCGACGCATAATCGCCCCTGCAAAGGCTACCCTAGTCGGTAGTGACACCTGCGCATTGCGCTTCGAAAAACTCGACTTCCCGAAGGGACCGCTCCTCATGAAGGTCGCCGTCGCGGCACTTGTAACGATCGGATTGCCGCTCGCCGTGCAGTTCGCCGCAAGTGGGCACGAGGTAGTTGCACCGACGCCGTGGTCCTTATCGCCCCGGCTTCCGTAGACGAAGAGTCACTTGGGAGCCGAACTTCCGTTACACGGGTGCGGCCACGCGTTCGCTCGCCGAACACCTCACGCCTGGCGCCGTTGTTGCGTGCGAAACGACACTTCCGGTGGGGACGACTCGCACACCCTTCGTTCCCGCCCTCGAACGCACCAACGCCGTGTGGGACCTCGACTCGCCGGAAGCCGCCGAGCTCGCCAAACTCACCGAAACAACTTCCCGAGACCTCAATATCGGCTTTGCGAACGAGCTCGCGCTTTTCTGCCAGAACCAGGACCTCGACGTCTACAAGATCATTGCCGCACCCAGTTCTCAGGCGTACTCAAAAATTTACCAGCCGATAATTGCAGTAGGTGGCCACTGCGTTCCCGTCTACCGCAGCTCTACCTTTGGACTGACCCTCATGCCGAAGCTTTTCGTACGGTTCGTAAACTCAACGCCTCGGTTCCGGGCGAGCTCGTGGGCTGAGCGAAGGAGCTTCACGGTTCGCTTGAAGGGCTCACAGCTGTGGTGCACGGCGCGGCGTACCGAGTTGGGGTCAAGGAGACAGCGGTCTCAGGCGTCTTCCCCACCGTTGCCGGGCTCGAGGCGCGAGGAGAAGCCCGGGTACGTGTTCACGACCCGTTCTACAGCGACGAAGAACTCGCCCAAGAGGGTTGGGTCGCTTGGCACGAGTGCGACAGCGCCGATCTCGCCTCAGGATCGTAAAAACGAATAACCCTGAGTACCGCGGGTACACTGCTGTAACGAACCCAGGTGTGCGACTGCTCATCGGTGGCCGAAACATCACCTCGTTCGAGAACCGGGTAGGCACACCGCGCTTCGCACTAAGCAATGGCGAGAACTCAACTTTAGGAAAGGCCTCATGATCGACATCATCAGCTCTCCAACCGAACTTGTTCTCGACAGTCGCTCGCTGATTATCCAGATCATCCTCATTCTCGGGATTCTAGGGATCACCGCGTGGCTGTTCATTAAGCGCGGGGCAAAGCAGCTCGCCATTCGGCGACTCATTATCCTTGCGTTTGCTGTTTTCGCCGTCCTTGCAGTCATCTTCCCCGGCGCCGTGACTACCGTTGCCCAGTTCGTGGGCGTCGGACGTGGCACCGACCTCTTGCTCTACGCCACCGTTGTTGTGCTTCTCGGCTTCCTGGCTCTCCAGGAGGCGCGCACGAAGAATGCAGAAAAGCGAACGACAAAGCTGGCACGGAAAGTTGCCGTCTACGAAGCGGAGCAACCTGAGGCATTTCGCAATCACGCCTTAAAAGTCACGAAAAATTCATGAGCGCCTAGTCTGTGTTCTTAGTCGGGCACAGCGAGAATATGCCCATGCGACCGAACGTACCGACCTGCTTGCCCTTGCGAATCGCGTCGTGGGCCTGCGCAGCATCTTCGCCAACCCATAGGCTGCGCTTCTTTACGATTTCACAGATGTGCTTCATCGCAGCCAGCTGACCGTACAGGTACACGGACTGAATCGACACCGTTCGCACGGCAATCGCCGCTTCGAATTACGCGGATTCCATGCAGAACGTACCAAGATCGATATCGGTGAAAACTGGCGTCGCTCCTCTTCACCGATGATGCAATTCTCACCGAGTGGGGCCCTCTCGCGGGCCTGCGCATAGTCCCACACGGCGCTTCCCGAGCCGACGGTCGCCTCAGGCGAAACGTCCACTCCCTCTGCGAGTCGGCAATTGCACTAGATGCTTATGCCTCCGCCTTGCCACCCATAACGTCGTGACCCCGGGACTCCCGCAGCCTCGCACCTTTTTCATACGCGAGATCGCGCAGTTCTGTTTGATACGTCACCATATTTTCGCGGATCTCGCGCGCCATATCCGAATCTCCGGAGCCCAGAATCCGAGCGGCGAGCAAGCCCGCATTGGCAGCGCCACCGATCGACACGGTTGCGACGGGCACCCCCTTGGGCATTTGCACGATCGACAGGAGGGAATCCATGCCGTCGAGATGGCGCAGAGGCACCGGGACGCCGATGACGGGTAGAGGTGTGAGCGCGGCGAGCATCCCGGGGAGGTGGGCGGCCCCGCCTGCGCCGGCAATGATCACGCGGAGACCGCGCTCGTGCGCCGAGCGTCCGTACTGGACCATGTCTTCGGGCATGCGGTGGGCGCTCACGACCTCGACCTCGCATGCGATGCCGAAATGGGCGAGCTGTTCTTCAGCGTCTTTCATCACGGGGTAGTCCGAATCGGACCCCATGACGATACCGACCGCAGGTTTCTTACTCATGTCTTAATCCTTCGATTCGTCGCCGGTCACGATGGTGTGCGCCGCGGCGCGAGCACGACGCTCGGTCTGTTCGAGGTCCGTGCCGAGGGCCGTGACGTGACCGAGTTTGCGGCCTTGACGCACGCTTTTGCCGTACAGGTGAACCTTGATTGCGGGGTCATGCGCGAGCGCCTCGCGCGCTCCCTCGGCGAGGTTCTCGCGCGTGTCACCGAGGGTATTGACCATGACGGTCCACGGGGAGGTTGGCGTGGTGTCACCGAGCGGGAGATCCGCGACAGCGCGAAGGTGCTGCTCGAATTGGCTAGTGACGCACCCGTCCATACTCCAGTGACCCGTGTTGTGGGGGCGCATCGCGAGCTCGTTCACGGCGATGCGCCCATCGGGGTATTCGAAGAGCTCAACGGCGAGCATTCCCACCACGCCGAGGTCGTTCGCAATATTCGCGGCAAGGTCACGGGCGCGCGTGGAGGCTTCGACAGAGAGTCCAGGTGCGGGCGCGCTCACGCGGAAGCACACGCCGTCTTTTTGCTCGGATTCGGTCACGGGATACGAGGCAATCTCTCCGCCGGGGCGCCTCGCGACCTGTGCTGAAAGTTCACGCACGAAGGGGACCCGTTCCTCGGCAAGCAGCGGCTCGCCTCGCTCGAGCCAGTCCCGCGCATCCTCAATGGCGCGAACCCGCCTCACCCCGTGGCCGTCGTAGCCGCCGCGCGCGGTCTTCAGGATGAGGTCTCCCCCGCTCTTGCGGAGGGCGGTTTCGAGGTCGGCTTCAGTTTCGACCCGCCACCATGCGGGGCACGGATGTCCAAGTTCAGTGAGCCGCGCGCGCATCGCAAGCTTGTCCTGGGCATACACGAGGGCCTCCGGGCCGGGCCTCACCGCAACTCCTTCGTGCTCGAGGGCGTGGAGGAGACCGGTGGGGACGTGCTCGTGGTCGAAGGTGACGACGTCGACGCTCCTCGCGAATGCCGTGACCGCTTCGGGGTCATCGTGATGCCCGAGCATCACGTGTGGGCTCACGCGCGCCGCCGATTCATCCGGGGAGGTCGCGAGGACGTGGAGTTCAAGGTCAAGCTCGATCGCGACGGGAATCATCATGCGTGCGAGCTGGCCACCGCCGATCACGCCTATGCGCGGTGGCCGCACAGTTTTCTTCTCGGTCGTGCTGGGCTGAGTGGGGGCGTGTTGGGTACTCACGCGGCTAGTGTAGTGCGCCGCTCTCGCCTGTGTCTTCGACGCGCGGAACACTCACGGCGCCGGTGGCCAATGCCTCAGGCGTAGTTGCCGCTGAGGCTGCGGCTTCTCGCTGGTGCCGCTCCGCGCGCCGCTTTTCGCGTCGCGCAACAAGCCCGTGGGGTTTGGCTGGGGCCGACGGTTGCTGGCCCTCCGCGTTTCCGAGCTCGGGATCCTCGGGAGCGGGCGCCGTCGACAGGAAGATGCCAAAGCGCGCGGGGCGTTCGTCGATGAGCTCGAGTCGACCGCCGTCGTCTTCCACGAGGGTGCGAGCGAGGGCAAGCCCCACGCCGGTCCCGCTCGAGCCCTTACCGGAAACGGAACGTTCGAAAATTCGCTGACCGAGCGAGGGATCAATCCCTTCGCCTTCGTCGGAAACCTCGATCACGGTGGATTGCTCATTGCGACGAACCTTGACGCGCGTAGTACCCCCGCCGTGGGCGAGGGAGTTCTCGATGAGCGTGGCAATGACCTGCGTAAGCGGCCCATGCGATGCCCACACGGCAGCAGCGTGCGGCACCTGGATCCGCAGTTCTCGTTCCGCGCCGCGGAAGGCATGTTTCCATTCCTCGGCTTGCTGCACGAGCACCTGCCGAAGGTCGACCACGCCGGGGGTGCGGCGCTGTGAGGCGCGAGGCGCGTTGATGAGGTCATGGACGACCTGAGTGAGGCGGTCAACCTGCTCGAGTGACACGCGCGCTTCCTCACGCACCCACTCCTCCGAACTCGTCGCGAGGATCTCGTCGAGTCGCATGGAAAGCGCGGTGAGGGGTGTGCGCAACTGGTGGGAGGCGTCAGAGGCGAGCGCAGATTCCGCTTCGAGCCTCTCGGTGAGCATCGCACCCGAACGCGTGAGTTCAACCGCGACAGTGTCGATTTCCGCGATCCCGCTCGGCTTCCATTCTGATCGGCTCCTGCCGCTCCCGAGCTCCTCGGCCCGTCGTGTCAAACGGACGAGGGGGGCCGAGAGTCTTTGCGCTTGCCACAGCGCGACCGATACGCCGATCGCGATCGCGCTGATCGCGGCCACGAGGATGAGCACCCATGCACTTGCGGTGTGGGCGCGCACGTCGGATTGGGGGATTCGCACGGTGACGATCTGACCGTTAACCCCTTGCGCGGACTGTTGCAGGGCATCGGGCCCGGCATCTTCGCCCGCTTCGAGCTCAGCGTTTTGGTAGTTCACCGCGATCTGGACGTCGAGGTTGACGACTTGGTCCACGGTTTCTTGGAGCATCGTCTCATCGATCGGAAGCCCTTCGTTGAGCCGGTGGTCGGTCTCCGAAATGACGTCTTGGAGCAAAGTACCGGCTTGCGCCGAGAGATTGTCACGCACGGCTGTAAGCCACGCCGCGCCAAGGGGAATGCCGAGCAGGAGGACCGCGAGGAGCACGGTCATGAGGGTCGCCTGCAGAACTCGAAGCTGCATCGTTCGCGCCTACTGCGCCCTAGTGGGCGTCGGTGTCTTCGAAGCGAAAGCCCACGCCACGTACGGTCGTGATGCGCCTCGGGCTCGTCGCGTCATCACCGAGCTTGCGGCGCAGCCACGAGATGTGCATGTCGAGCGTTTTCGTGGAACCCCACCATTCGGCACCCCAGACCTCACGCATGAGATCGTCACGCGTGACAACGCTGCCTGCCTCACGCATGAGTACGGCGAGGAGATCAAATTCCTTCGCGCTGAGCGAGAGCTCCTCGTCGTCGACGTACACGCGTCGCGCCGAAGGGTCGAGGCTTACGCCGTTGATGTCGTACGTGCTTGCGCTCGTGTCTTCGACAACCTGAGTGCGACGCAAAAGAGCCCTAATGCGGGCTTGAAGTTCTCCAAGGCGGAACGGCTTCGTCACATAATCGTCAGCGCCCGCGTCGAGGCCCACGACTGCGTCGACCTCGTCGGCACGTGCCGTGAGGATCAATACGGGAGCCTCGAGGCCTCCCTTGCGCAGCCTCCTACACACTTCGAGGCCGTCGATATCGGGGAGGCCAAGATCGAGGATCACGAAATCGATGTGGCCTTCGGTGGCGGCAATCGTCAGCGCGTCGATCCCTCGCGACGCTCTCACAACGGAATAGCCTTCGCGATCGAGGGCGCGCGAGAGAGGCTCTGCGATCGCCGAATCGTCTTCAACGAGAAGTAGTCGTGTCACGAAGTCATCCTTACCAAAATGCGTGTGCTCCCGCTGTGAAATGCGCGAGCCGTCAAGCGACTCTCTACTCTCTCACGAGTGACGCTCGATGAGCGAGGCCGCGGCTCGCTCGACCCTCACAATTGTCGTCTCCCCTATGCCGTGCAGTTCTTCTGTCCACTCTGCGACACGCCTGAACCCGCCGGGGAAGGCGCGGTCGACGAGATCCGCTGTTTCACCGTCGACCACAACTGCACCGGGCTCGGCGATTCCCTCGAGACGGGCGGCGAGGTTGACCTTGGGGCCAAACACATCCCCGTAACGCGAAAACATATTCCCCCAGGCGAGTCCAACGCGCACGTTCGGGAGCGAAGGCTGGCGCTTAATGTTCTCGGCAATCGAGAGTGCGATCCGCACGCCGTCTTCGGGCGTGTCGGCGAGGAACATGACCTCGTCACCCACGGTTTTCACAACGCGCCCGCCACCGTCGGAAATGACATCCCGCGTGAGGTTTTCGAAGTCCCTAATCACACCCGCGAGCTCGATCCCATCGATCGACTGGGCAAGGCGCGTGAACTGCACGAGGTCGGCAAAGCCTACGGCGCGCGGGAGGGGAAGCGACTCATCATCCCAGTCACTCGTCGAGGTACGCAGGATCTCGGCGCCCGCACGCGCGGTATAGGCCGACATCTGTCGTCGAAACACGTGGATGGCCTGGTGCTCGAAGATCTCGATGAACTGCGGGACCGATTCAAGCATGTGCATGCGTGCTTCGGTGTCACTCATATCGTGGCGCTGCTTCGCATCGTCCACGAGCGCCTCGGTGAGCCACATGGCAAGGCGCCCCATGTGAAACCCCAGCCCGCGCACGATCGTGACAAACGTATCGTCGCTGAGCGTTCCATCGTTCACGAGCGCGGCGAGGTCGGCGATCGCTTCAGCGTCGTCTTCGGTAAAGGCGGTCGTGTCGAGGGCGACGTTCGAAAAGCCGAGCCCGCGCCAGTAATCGGTACTGAGCTGCCGGTCGACATTGAAATCTTCTTCGAGGTCGCGTCTGGAGTACTCCCGTTCACCGTCGAGAAGGGAGCGCTCAAGGGCACCGATAGCGCCCCGCACGCGCGCGAAGCGTTCGTTGAGGGCATTTGGCATGGCTCCCTCGGCACTATGCTCGCTCGGCTCCTCGCGATCGTGAACGATGCTCATCTGGTCCTTTCGTCTTCTTCGCGCCTTGCCCGCCGGGTGATTCTCCCCCTCCGGGGCGCGCAAGGTGCACGTCGGCGGCGTCGAGGGCGTGGCGGCCTCGCTCCGCATTCTCCACGAGGAGCCTGCCCGTCGGATCAACGTCGAGCGCGTGCGCGTCGTACCGCGCACCTGCCGGTGTGACTACGACAACCCGCGACCCGAGAGTGAGGCAGTTCACAGCATACCGCGTTCGCAGGTCCCGAAAGTCCCTTCCTCCAGAATCCACGAGCGCGAAAATGCGCGCGATGTTTCGCGCGAGCACCTCGCCGAACTCGCGGCGTCCCTCAAGGTCACTGAGCGCGGTGCCGTAACGCGAATCAAGACTCGCGAGCGTCGCCGCTTTCTCAAGCCCCTCGCGTTCTCGTTCGATCGCCCCCGCGAGATTGACTCCGACCCCCGCGAGAAGACGCCCCGCGTCCACGCGCACGAGGATCCCCGCGATCTTCTCCCCCGCCGGCGAGAGGATGTCATTTGGCCATTTAAGACCGGGCAGAGGCGCCCCAGGCGCGACCTCGGCACAGGCGTCGAGCACGGCAAGCGCGCTCGCGAGCGGATACCAGCCGCGAAGCTGCGGGGCCGGCAGTGGCCAGGCAACCGTCAACGCGAGCGATTCGCCCGGCCTGTTCTGCCACCGCCTACCTTGACGGCCGTGCCCCGCGCGCTGATCGAGAGTCATGAGCGCAAACGGCGCTTCGAGCGCGTCGTACGGCGGTTCGGCGAGAATGTCGAGAGTTGAGGTGCACGAGTGCACGTAGTCAATGCGCAGCGGCTCGCTCACGTACTTTTGCTCCCTCATTTTTCGTGCATGGCGTACACTCACGAGAGCAATTGTGCCAGGCCACGACGGAGCAGGAGTGGGAGTGAACGAGACGCCGAGGCGGTCCACCACCGCCGAGAGACTTGAAGAACTTCGGTCTCGCGAGAATGCGGCCGTCACGGAGGCGGGCGCAAGCGCGATCAAAAAACAGCACGCACGGGGGAAGAAAACTGCCCGCGAGCGCATCGAGGAACTTCTCGATTCGGGCTCGTTCGTGGAGACCGATCGCTTCGTGCGCCACCAAAGCCATAACTTCGGGCTCGAAAAGAAGCGCATCGACGGTGACGGCATCGTCACGGGTTACGGCACGATCGACGGCCGCCAGGTCTGCGTGTACTCGCAGGATTTCACTGTTCTCGGTGGCTCCCTCGGCGAAGCCCACGGGAAGAAGATTCAAAAAATCCAGGATCTCGCTCTCTCGACCGGAGTGCCGATCATCGGCATTCTTGACGGCGGCGGCGCACGCATCCAGGAAGGTGTCGCTTCACTCGCGACCTTCGCGGGAATCTTCCGCCGCAACACTCGCGCCTCGGGCGTCATCCCCCAAATCTCGCTCATCATGGGGCCGGCAGCGGGGGGTGCGGTGTACTCCCCCGCCTTGACCGACATCATCGTGATGGTCGAGAAGTCCTCCCATATGTTCATCACCGGCCCGGACGTCATCAAGACCGTCACGGGCGAGAACGTTGGCTTCGAGGAGCTCGGCGGCGCCCGCACCCATTCGAGCACATCTGGCGTCGCGCACTACATGGCTAGCGAT
The window above is part of the Dermabacter vaginalis genome. Proteins encoded here:
- the purE gene encoding 5-(carboxyamino)imidazole ribonucleotide mutase yields the protein MSKKPAVGIVMGSDSDYPVMKDAEEQLAHFGIACEVEVVSAHRMPEDMVQYGRSAHERGLRVIIAGAGGAAHLPGMLAALTPLPVIGVPVPLRHLDGMDSLLSIVQMPKGVPVATVSIGGAANAGLLAARILGSGDSDMAREIRENMVTYQTELRDLAYEKGARLRESRGHDVMGGKAEA
- a CDS encoding NAD-dependent epimerase/dehydratase family protein, producing the protein MSGKSQPNGPVDTLVLGGAGFAGSHIARELRTHGWNVSTADIRPSHEHGCHTTLDIRDERALRGKLRGCDTVVNAAGVPDPSSVSVRTLNSILVGGARSLIAAAESEGVRTLVFVSSGVVYGDTGEVSADETLPLAPTTAEGRAFAEAERLYGQWASAGEGRRLVVLRAAELFGPGSHARVSRVIASLVNSGMVSLTPTVIARPLASVGTLARAARAALELNPPTGEPYVLNVADSPRLDDHELRAVVRSIAKTAPLALSLPGRRLMARAGRAGEAVRASGLELPRRLERFALDARPSAELSREKLEALLPERPSLEESLRETVSWVRAHGMPSGPDHAIPIAERFVPSESEAEEDTRRVVAVVVTYNRAELLGVCLGALHSQTRPLDGVVIVDNASTDRSGAVADAHPIDADVVHLNRNVGGAGGFCTGMAHALLEHSPDFLWIMDDDTVPAPDALEKLLEVECKLDVHASVLSSLAVWTDGRPHPMNSSRTRLGTSDAELDRYAQLGARPIRTASFVSALIAAEDVWEHGLPIADYFIWSDDFEYTGRLLRDSHGFAVASSTVEHRTRKFSNAQTNPGSRFYFDVRNRLWALTKTESFTPIEKVLYGGKSALGWVQTLVRTRADVLPVAMKGMREGLFTSPRRSSVVLAADPMSATEIRALEASIDSAERSRRALT
- a CDS encoding glycosyltransferase family 2 protein yields the protein MTLGPGADSTWFVIPLYNEGPVIGGVIRALRETYPLVVCVDDGSHDDSAAEAEAAGAVVVRHPYNMGQGAAIKTGIDYARRDPSMKQVVTFDADGQHQVADAAAMIEKMQSERVDCVLGSRFLDSRTKPGFLKGIVLRMAIVFTNFTSGVRLTDTHNGLRVLSRHACESISIEQNRMAHASEIVSEIGRHELTYAEYPVHILYTDYSKAKGQPLLNAINIVTDLLFK
- a CDS encoding DegT/DnrJ/EryC1/StrS family aminotransferase codes for the protein MAVRTVSIQSVYLYGQLAAMKHICEIVKKRSLWVGEDAAQAHDAIRKGKQVGTFGRMGIFSLCPTKNTD
- a CDS encoding glycosyltransferase — translated: MSPHREPEVDTDLTVLMPLWKGDDPDHAREALASATLHQTVAPGLLLLAIDGPLPQGLEEVVSEVLDGDYGRARVVRNKRHCGLARTLDSALAHCESALVARADADDVSRPERFAVQLSALRDGDLDIVGAYMREIDERSRPRRSEDGEDLIRRRPLAHEEIARYMRDHSPFHHPTVLMRMSAVQKAGGYRDVPLMEDYDLWHRMLRSGARMGNVPDVLVEYRVSANLYRRRGGLTLFVSDVRMQFAMLKSGTTSVSRAVRNLFGRAVYRTIPAAVRDRVYWRVIERGLMR
- a CDS encoding LCP family protein, encoding MLFVVVIALAWPVGLGLWANSKIAHTDALSGAADTPGETYLLAGADIEQGGAQRTDTLMLLHKAPNGKQYLVSIPRDTLAEIPEHGTHKINAAYSMGGAPLLVRTVEKLTGLTIDHFVVIGFSGVEDVVNAIGTVNLCIDRDVDDVRSGLKMTQGCHDVGGEQALAFVRARYFDPTADIGRQQRQRQFVSALMKKASSPGVLLNPLTQVNLANAGTKALVTDNDTGLIDLASAALVMRAAPNSGGVLAMPIEDPNYKTKHSGVAIKVDDEDVRAFFSSIADGSAEAKPEG
- a CDS encoding DUF2304 domain-containing protein, giving the protein MIDIISSPTELVLDSRSLIIQIILILGILGITAWLFIKRGAKQLAIRRLIILAFAVFAVLAVIFPGAVTTVAQFVGVGRGTDLLLYATVVVLLGFLALQEARTKNAEKRTTKLARKVAVYEAEQPEAFRNHALKVTKNS